A section of the Salmo trutta chromosome 4, fSalTru1.1, whole genome shotgun sequence genome encodes:
- the LOC115192012 gene encoding early growth response protein 4, protein MLNNMDLNSKDSFYPQFENCNGSSLGMENSARKDTQEMFSDAERGAPAQFTHEGAPVTLKTEASNSDFAFNPCEGPKGTYSSSLAYSGSFYVEATQGGSCSTETLLNMITEIVGISTLPISEVQLSTMDSSSFGDAGVQRQSSTCSATPPLYSPGQTCPSYPDGQSGSQAQDSASPQVSFGSPAQVRNQNSTTEPQSEAASFPVVVKNEFESSCYEWGTFNKSDSYLETGFQSSETFPMSSDFPSDQQVDVKELLDSFSPMCPNPEMEFKVEGGIKQEQCYSDTCSQSFCSSLYSNYPVPVMDLSTNNLLKPAMFPNIDLPPLSNQCDSSCQLTSPALPSTIDSILYSSLLPDSFAQSYTPRAQKAPRVRKSPAASTGPAKEKPFTCPMENCDRRFSRSDELNRHIRIHTGHKPFQCRICLRSFSRSDHLTTHTRTHTGEKPFSCDVCGKRFARSDERKRHGRVHLKQKEKMELKPQVVSAWPFTLPEGI, encoded by the exons ATGCTGAATAACATGGATTTGAACTCTAAAGATTCCTTCTACCCTCAGTTTGAGAATTGTAACGGTTCTTCCCTGGGGATGGAAAATAGCGCTCGGAAAGATACCCAGGAGATGTTTTCGGACGCAGAGAGAGGAGCACCTGCCCAGTTTACCCATG AGGGAGCACCTGTAACCCTGAAAACCGAGGCCTCCAACTCAGATTTCGCCTTTAATCCCTGCGAGGGGCCCAAAGGCACCTACTCCTCCTCCCTCGCCTACTCAGGTAGCTTCTATGTCGAGGCGACTCAGGGTGGGTCGTGCAGCACAGAGACATTGCTCAACATGATCACAGAAATTGTCGGTATTTCTACTTTACCAATCTCCGAAGTTCAACtgagcaccatggacagcagcaGCTTCGGCGACGCCGGCGTCCAGAGGCAATCCTCCACCTGCAGCGCAACCCCGCCCCTGTACTCGCCGGGGCAGACATGTCCCAGCTACCCCGACGGTCAATCCGGCAGCCAAGCTCAAGATTCAGCCTCTCCCCAGGTGAGCTTCGGCTCCCCCGCTCAAGTCCGAAACCAGAACAGCACCACCGAGCCGCAGTCAGAAGCTGCGTCTTTTCCAGTAGTGGTCAAGAATGAGTTCGAGAGCAGCTGTTACGAATGGGGCACGTTCAATAAATCAGACTCCTATTTGGAAACGGGCTTCCAATCATCAGAAACGTTCCCGATGTCCAGTGATTTCCCGTCTGACCAACAAGTGGATGTAAAGGAACTTTTGGACTCATTTTCCCCCATGTGTCCTAACCCAGAGATGGAGTTCAAAGTTGAAGGCGGAATCAAGCAGGAGCAGTGTTATTCTGACACCTGCTCTCAGAGTTTCTGCAGTTCTCTTTACTCCAACTACCCAGTGCCAGTCATGGACCTCTCAACCAACAACCTCCTCAAGCCAGCTATGTTTCCCAACATTGATCTTCCGCCATTATCTAATCAGTGCGATTCGTCTTGCCAGCTTACCTCACCAGCTTTACCCAGTACTATAGACTCAATTCTTTACTCCTCCTTATTGCCAGACTCCTTTGCCCAAAGTTACACGCCGCGCGCGCAAAAGGCACCGCGTGTCAGGAAAAGCCCCGCGGCCTCCACCGGGCCTGCCAAAGAGAAACCCTTCACCTGTCCCATGGAGAACTGCGACCGGCGCTTCTCCCGCTCTGATGAACTCAACAGGCACATCCGCATCCACACCGGACACAAACCCTTTCAGTGCCGCATCTGTCTGCGCAGTTTCAGCCGTAGCGATCACCTCACCACCCACACCCGGACTCACACGGGAGAGAAGCCGTTCTCCTGCGACGTATGCGGCAAAAGGTTCGCCCGGAGCGACGAGAGGAAAAGGCACGGTCGCGTGCACCTGAAACAGAAAGAGAAGATGGAGCTGAAGCCACAAGTGGTCAGCGCGTGGCCATTTACTCTTCCTGAGGGAATTTGA